The Mangrovimonas cancribranchiae nucleotide sequence TGTGTTATTGGCTAATTTTGACGTAAACCAAATTACTGATAAGAATAAAAATAACGGGAATAATAAGTGTGCAAAATATATGGTAAAATCTAAAAAATAAAGCATAACCTCGTTAAAAGGCGCTTCGTTTTCTAATATTTTACCAATTTTTTCGGCTAAATGAACCGTAATACCAATAGGCACAAACAACAATAGCATTACAAAGAATGTAAACAAATATCGCTTTAATATGTACCAGTCTAAAATTTTCATTTACAAACGCTTGTCCATTTGTTTAACCATTTTATCCTTCCAGGTTCTAAAATCTCCGGCTAAGATATGCTTTCTAGCTTCGCGAACCAACCATAAATAAAAGCCTAAATTATGTATGGTTGCTATTTGTTTTCCTAACAATTCATTCACTGTAAACAAATGTCTTAAATAGGCTTTGCTATATTCGGTATCAACAAAAGTGATGCCCATATCATCTATAGGAGAGAAATCATCTTCCCACTTTTTATTTTTGATATTTATGGTACCATGAGCGGTAAACAACATACCATTTCTTGCATTTCTTGTAGGCATGACGCAATCGAACATATCAACTCCTAAAGCAATATTTTCTAGTATGTTTATTGGTGTTCCAACACCCATTAAATAGCGAGGCTTATCTTCTGGTAAGATGTTGCACACCACATCGGTCATGGCATACATTTCTTCTGCGGGTTCTCCAACCGAAAGTCCACCAATAGCATTTCCTTCTGCACCTGCATTTGCTATATATTCTGCCGATTGTTGGCGCAAATCTTTATAAGTACTTCCTTGAACAATAGGAAAAAGTGTTTGGTTATAGTCGTATTTTAAAGGTGTTTTCTCTAAATGCTTAATACAACGGTCTAACCAACGATGTGTCATATGCATAGAGCGCTTTGCATAATGATAATCACACGGATATGGCGTACACTCATCAAAAGCCATAATAATATCAGCGCCTATAGTACGCTGAATTTCCATCACATTTTCTGGTGTAAACGTATGGTAACTACCATCTATATGCGATTTAAACTTAACGCCTTCTTCTTTAATTTTTCTATTGGCAGAAAGCGAATAAACTTGGTAGCCACCAGAATCGGTTAAAATATTTCTATCCCAATTCATGAACTTATGTAACCCGCCAGCAGCTTCTAAAATAGGTGTTTTAGGACGAAGGTATAAATGATAGGTGTTTCCTAGAATAATATCTGGATTAATATCATTTTTTAATTCGCGTTGATGCACCCCTTTAACAGAAGCGACAGTTCCTACGGGCATAAAAATAGGCGTTTCTATTGTGCCATGATCTGTAGTAATCGTTCCTGCTCTTGCTTTACTTTGTAAGTCTTTTGCTAGTAGGTCAAAAGTCATAGTTAAATTTTGTTGGCAGCAAAGATAACTAACTATATGTTACAAGCGTTGGACTTTATCATGATTTTAGGATTTACATAATTATCTGTATTGTTAGCAAATGATGTTTTTTAGTTAATAAATGCTTTAAAATAGCTTTATTAAATAGGGATAAAACTTTACTTTTGTAGCTTGAAAAAACAACACAATTAAAATGTCAAAATCACAACATTTAGAAGATTTAGTTATCCAAGTTCGTAGAGATATTTTACGAATGGTACACAAAGTTAATTCTGGTCACCCTGGAGGTTCTCTAGGTTGTACAGAATTTTTTGTAGCGCTTTATAATGAAATTATGGAGCAAAATGACGAGTTTAATATGGACGGAATTGGAGAAGATTTATTCTTTTTATCCAACGGACATATTTCTCCTGTATACTATAGTGTTTTAGCAAGAACTGGATATTTTCCAGTTGACGAGTTAAACACGTTCCGTTTAATTAACTCTAGACTTCAAGGTCATCCAACTACTCACGAAGGGTTACCAGGTATTAGAATTGCATCAGGATCATTAGGACAAGGTATGAGTGTTGCCATTGGTGCGGCTCAAGCTAAAAAATTAAATAACGATAAGCATTTAATTTATAGTCTTCATGGCGATGGCGAATTACAAGAAGGGCAAAATTGGGAAGCCATTATGTATGCTTCAGCAAAAAAAGTGGATAACCTTATTGCTACTGTAGATTTAAACGGGCAACAAATAGATGGATCCACTGATGATGTTTTAGACATGGGCGATGTAAAATCTAAGTTTGAAGCCTTTGGTTGGATTGTAATAGAGATAGAAGAAGGTAATAATTTAGAAGCTATCCTAAAAGGAATGGCAGAAGCTAAAAATAAAACAGGCCAAGAAAAACCTGTTTGTGTACTACTAAAAACAGTTATGGGTAATGGTGTAGACTTTATGATGCATACACATGCTTGGCATGGTAAAGCTCCTAACGATGAGCAATTAGCTATTGGACTAGAGCAAAATCCAGAAACTTTAGGAGACTATTAATTTAACAACCGAAGAAAACATGAAAACTTATACATATACAGAGAAGAAAGATACAAGAAGTGGTTTTGGTGCTGGGTTAACCGAGTTAGGACGCACAAACCCTAATGTTGTTGCTTTATGTGCCGATTTAATAGGCTCACTTAAAATGAATGATTTTATTGCCGAAAATCCTGAAAGATTTTTTCAAGTGGGTATTGCCGAGGCTAATATGATGGGTATTGCTGCAGGACTAACTATTGGTGGAAAAATTCCATTTACAGGAACATTCGCCAACTTTTCAACAGGACGAGTTTACGATCAAATCCGTCAATCTATAGCATATTCAGGAAAAAATGTGAAAATATGTGCTTCTCACGCTGGTTTAACTTTAGGTGAAGATGGTGCAACACACCAAATACTTGAAGACATTGGCTTAATGAAAATGTTACCAGGTATGACTGTAATAAACACCTGCGATTATAACCAAACAAAAGCCGCAACAATTGCTATTGCAGAGCATGATGGGCCAGTATATTTACGCTTTGGAAGACCAAAAGTGCCTGTATTCACACCAGAAAATCAAACTTTTGAAATTGGTAAAGGCATTAAATTAACCGAAGGTAACGATGTTACTATAGTTGCTACAGGTCATTTAGTTTGGGAAGCTTTGGAAGCTTCAAAAGAATTACATGAAAAAGGGATTTCTGCTGAAGTTATTAATATTCATACTATTAAACCATTAGATGAAAAAATTATTTTAGACTCTGTTGCCAAAACAAAATGCATTGTAACTGCTGAAGAGCACAACTACTTAGGTGGTTTAGGAGAAAGTGTTTCTAGAACATTAGCGACTCACAATCCTGCACCACAAGAATTTGTAGCAACTCAAGATACTTTTGGTGAATCTGGAACTCCAGATCAGCTTATGGAGAAGTATGGTTTAAACAGTAAATCTATTGTTTCTGCTTCAGAAAAAGTTTTAAAAAGAAAATAATTCTTGTTTTTATACGTTTTTGTACTACACACAAAATCTTAAAAACAATTATTATGAAACATATTATCACAACCATTGCATGCTCTTTTGCAATGGTTTTTTTTGTTAATGGGCAAAATAAAAATGGTATTGGTTTTAAAGGAGGTATTAATTACAATGCTAATGGCGATTATTTTGAGTCGGTAAACCAAAATGCTAAAACTCCAGATAGAAATATTGGTTACCACTTTGGTATTTTTGGTAAAGTTGGCAATAAATTATTTATAAAACCTGAATTAGTCTATACAAAAACAAAAAGTGATTATGACGATGCTAGTTTTGACATGCAAAAGTTAGACGCTCCTGTTCTTGTTGGAATTAATTTTTTTAAAGTTTTTAATGCTTTTGCGGGACCTTCATTTCAATACATTTTAGACACCGAGTTTGATGGAATAAGTATTGATAATGTAGAAAACGATTTTACTGTTGGAATTAATTTTGGAGTTGGCGTTAGTTTTAACAGAGTAGGAATTGACTTAAGATATGAACGTGGCTTTAGTGATAATGAAGCTACCTTTATTGATGATAATTTAAGTAATGGCATTGTTAGTAGAATTGATACAAGACCAGATCAACTTATTCTTAGCTTAAGCTTAATTTTATAATAATAGCTTTCAGAATTAAAAAAGGCACGTTTTAAAAACGTGCCTTTTTTAATATTTTGATATTAGAATGTTAATCTACTTCAACAGCAATGGTGTCATCTAAGTAATCTGGCGTTCCATCGTTATTTGTATCTCTTAAAATAACGGTGTTAATAGTTATTTCTCCATTATCATCTTCTTCTCTGTCCATTTCGTATTCATTGCTTTGAAAAGTAGGCTCAGGATCGCCTAAACCAGGATTATATGTATGGGTATCATAATCTAGCTCATCTCTAGTTAACACTCCATCACCGTCATCGTCATTATCGATAAAATTAGCTAATGAATCGCCATCTGTATCATCGTTATACGGATCGCCATCACCATCTAAATCTTCAAGGTAAGAATCTATATTATCCACATCATAATCAGTATGAATAACATTCATAAGACCTATTTTAAAAATCATAGGCGTATAAGCTGGCAAGCCAGACGTTCCTGAAGAAAAATACCCTATACCAGAAGGGATAAAAATAGCACCAATACCATAGTTTTTATACGTAAATGTTCCATCACCATTGTCCACATGATTATAACCTGCATTAAACTCGACTAGGCCATCTCTAAAGCCATCTACAACACCTATTACACTAGTCCCAATAGTCGTTAAGTTAAGTCTAATTGGATTTACGGTACTGTCAAATACATAACCATCTTCAATATTAATACCTTCATAATTTAGGAAAGCTTCATCTGAAGCATGTAAATCCTCACCTAAACCTTGTCTTACTTTTAAAAAATATAACTTGTATTCTATATTATTATATTCAACAATTTTCTCCTCTACTTGATCTATTAAAGGCGTTTTATCACTATTATCACCTTCAATTTCACCAAATGTTATTTGAAAATTATCGTTATCGCTCCCATAAGGGTCACCAAAATTAAAATCGTCGTAATTGTAAAAGTGAGTAGATAAATATTCTTCTATTTGGGCAATGTCTTCCTCATAAACTTCTGCCCTATCTCTAACCGAAACAGATGCTACGGAATCATCTTCTTCCTCACATCCTAAAAAAATTGATAACGAAGCTACTATAGCTACGGTAACTTTTCTTAATTTCATATTTATAAACTTTTAATGCGCAAGATACAATATTATAATATTTTTGCACTATAACATTAACGTAGTTTTTTATATTTAAATATGCGAGTTGATAAATTTCTTTGGTGTGTTCGATATTACAAAACAAGAAGTAAAGCCACTACGGCTTGTAAAAAAGGACACGTGAAAATTAATGGAGAGCCAATAAAACCTAGTCGAGAGGTTTACCCTACTGATGAAATTCAAGTGAGAAAGAACCAAATTAATTACAAACTTACTGTTAACGATTTACCCCCTAATAGAGTTGGCGCCAAATTAGTTGATATTTATAGGACAGATACAACACCTAAAACGGAATTTGAAGGTCAAGAACTGCTTAAATACTCGAAAGACTATTATAGAAAAAAAGGTACTGGAAGACCTACAAAAAAAGATAGAAGAGATATCGATGATTTTCATGATGAAAATGAAATTTAACCTTTGCAATGTCTATCTTTGAAAAACATAATTTGCAACAAATGAGCTCTACTAAAAATATCATTTTAACACATCAAGAAATTAACCATAAAATAACGCGTATTGCGTACCAAATTTATGAGAGTAATGTTAATGAAAAAGCCATTATTCTTGCTGGTATAGATAGTAATGGCTACGTTCTTGCAAAAAAAATAAAAACTACACTAAGTAAAATTTCTGATTTAGATATTACGCTTTGCAAAGTAATTATAGATAAAAAGCATCCTTTAAACGATATTAAAACGTCTTTAAAAGCTTCTGAATATACCAACAAATCTATTGTTTTAATAGATGATGTTTTAAACTCAGGGAGTACCTTAATATATGGTGTAAAACATTTTTTAAATGTGCCATTAAAACAATTTAAAACAGCTGTTTTGGTTAACAGAAATCATAAAAAATATCCCGTAAAAGCCGATTTTAAAGGTATTTCTCTTTCAACATCGCTTAAAGAACATGTTGAAGTCGTTTTAGAAGGAAAAGCGTTTGAAGCGTATTTAGAATAATGAAGCTACAATTTGACTTACCACTTCTTCTGGAGACAAATCATCAACATCTATTACTAAATCGCTTTTTAAATAAAATTCGGAACGTTCAAATAAATGTTTCCCTACAAACTCGGTTAAACTATCACGTTCTTCTATGTGAGTAATAAGAGGTCTTTTCTCTCTTTCTAAAATTAGCCTATCTACCAAAGTTGGTATTTTAGCTTTTAAGTATACAGTTACAACATTATCATGAGCTTTAATTCGCTCCATATTATTTCCATAACATGGAGTTCCTCCTCCTAAAGACACCACACGATTATCATACTTAAAAAGCTCTAATAAATATTTATATTCTTGCTTTCTAAAGTAAACTTCTCCTTTATTTTTAAAAATAGTCGAAATAGTAGCGGCTTCTTTTTCTTCAATAAGATTATCAAAGTCTACAAAATTAAAATCTAAAATGGCTGATAATTGTTTTCCAACAGTTGATTTCCCACTTCCCATGTAACCGACTAAAAAAATATTCATATGCTTATAAACTGATAATTAAAACACTAACTAAATTCAATGCAAAAAAACGAAAAATTATCTAAAAAAGGGTTTGGAATATTGATTAAAGGTTATATATTTGCACCCTCGTTAAGAGAAACACAGGAGACTTGGTAGCTCAGTTGGTAGAGCATCTCCCTTTTAAGGAGAGGGTCCTGGGTTCGAGCCCCAGCCAAGTCACAAAAAAAGTTAAGCATTTTGCTTAACTTTTTTTATTTTTGCTTACCTCATTAAGCGCACGTGGCGGAATTGGTAGACGCGTTAGGTTGAGGGCCTAATGACCGCTTTTGGTCGTGGAAGTTCGAGTCTTCTCGTGCGCACTTATTCTTCTTCTAGTAATTTATTTATTGCATTCCTTACTTTATCACTATTCCAATTAGCAGCCCCCGTTTTATCTATTACAATATTCCCTTTTTTGTCTATTAAAAACGTTCTAGGAATGCTACTTACATTAAAATTTGATGGATATTGAGTTATAGAACTATGTACATTAAAAGCATACTTATTCTTTTTTAAAAACTGCTCTAGAGTTTCAATATCTTCATTAGAAACAAAATAGAAATCAACTTTATCACTATAATCCAGATATAATTCGTTTAAGTTAGACATCTCTGCGATACATGGCGGACACCAAGTTGCCCAAAAGTTAATAAGCGCCACTCTCCCTTGAGATTTTGAGAAATTAGATTGATTACCATTTACATCTTCTAAACGCCAATTATATGTCTTTATTTTCTGTCTATTCTCCTCATTAATTGTTGATGGTGGAATAAGGGCCAAGCCTTTTTGCAGAAATACCTGTATTGGTTGCCGCGTTTGCGGAATAATAAGTAAGACTATAAACACGAAAAATACTATGTTTTTTATTTGTGCTTTTTTTAATTTCATATAAAAATTAGTTTAGGTACATCATAAAAAAAGCTCCTGAAACACAGGAGCTTTTTTGATTAAAAAATATGTATTCCTTAATTACGCGTTTTGAGCTGCAATAAGGTTTAATGCAGAACCTGCGTTATACCAAGCAATTTGTGCTTCGTTATACGTATGATTCACTTTTATTTGATCTTTACTACCGTCAGCATGAGCTATTTCAATAGTTAATGGCTTATCTGGAGCAAACTCATTTAAGTCTAAGAAGTTGAAGGTATCATCTTCTTGAATTAAATCGTAATCATTTTCATTATCAAATGTTAAAGCTAACATACCTTGTTTTTTAAGGTTTGTTTCATGAATACGTGCAAAAGACTTTACAATTACAGCAGCAACACCTAAGTGTCTTGGCTCCATTGCCGCATGTTCACGAGACGATCCTTCACCGTAGTTATGATCTCCTACTACAATGGTTTTTATACCTTTTGCTTTATATTCACGTTGTGTATCTGGTACACCTGCATATTCTCCTGTAATTTGGCTTTTAACCATATTGGTTTTCTTGTTATAAGCATTAACAGCACCAATTAAACAGTTGTTTGAAATATTATCTAAATGCCCACGGAAACGCAACCAAGGTCCAGCCATAGAAATATGATCGGTAGTACACTTACCAAATGCTTTAATTAACAATTTGGCGCCTGTAATTTCATTACCAATTGGCTTAAATGGTGTTAGCAGCTCTAATCTTTCAGAATCGTCGGCGACAACAACTTCTACATTGCTACCGTCTTCAACTGGATTAACATAACCGTTTTCTTTAACTTCAAAACCTTTTGGTGGTAATTCCCATCCTGTTGGTTCGTCTAACATGACTTCTTCACCATCTTCGTTAATTAACGTGTCTGTCATTGGATTGAAGTCTAAACGACCGGCAATAGCGATAGCAGCTGTCATTTCTGGAGAAGCTACAAAGGCATGCGTATTTGGGTTTCCATCGGCACGCTTAGCAAAGTTTCTGTTAAATGAGTGTACAATACTGTTTTTTGGAGCGTTCTTAGGGTCTTCATAACGCGCCCACTGACCAATACAAGGGCCACAAGCATTAGTAAATATTTTAGCATCTAATTTTTCAAAAATATCTAAAATACCATCACGTTCTGTTGTGTATCTTACCTGTTCTGAACCTGGATTAATACCAAACTCAGCTTTTGTTTTTAATTTTTTATCTAAGGCTTGCTGTGCAATTGAAGAAGCTCTTGATAAATCTTCGTAAGACGAGTTTGTACAAGATCCTATTAATCCCCATTCTACAGCTAAAGGCCATTCGTTTTGTTTAGCTTTATCTGTCATAGTACCTACTTCAGTTGCTAAATCTGGCGTAAACGGACCATTTAAGTGAGGCATTAATGTAGATAAATCGATTTCAATAACTTGATCAAAGTATTGTTCTGGGTTCGCATAAACCTCATCATCTGCTGTTAAGTATTCTCTAATTTTGTTTGCTTCATCAGCAACATCTTCTCTATCTGTAGCTCGTAAATAACGCTCCATAGAGTCGTCGTAACCAAAAGTTGATGTTGTGGCTCCAATTTCGGCACCCATATTACAAATGGTTCCTTTACCTGTACAAGATAAGTTTTTAGCACCTGGGCCAAAATATTCTACAATAGCTCCTGTTCCTCCTTTTACGGTAAGAATTTCAGCTACTTTTAAAATCACATCTTTAGGCGCTGTCCAACCAGAAATATTTCCAGTTAATTTAACACCAATTAATTTAGGAAACTTTAGTTCCCAAGCCATTCCTGCCATAACATCTACTGCATCTGCTCCACCAACACCAATAGCTACCATACCTAATCCTCCAGCATTAACTGTATGAGAATCGGTACCTATCATCATACCTCCTGGGAAGGCATAATTTTCTAAAACTACTTGGTGAATAATTCCTGCTCCAGGTTTCCAGAATCCAATACCATATTTATTTGATACTGATGCTAAAAAGTCAAACACTTCGCTACTGGTTTCGTTGGCACGTTTTAAATCGGCCGTAGCACCTTGTTTAGCTTGAATTAAGTGATCGCAGTGTACTGTTGTTGGAACAGCAACTTTATCCTTACCAGCTTGCATAAATTGTAACAACGCCATTTGCGCCGTTGCATCTTGACAAGCAATACGGTCTGGAGCAAAATCTACATAATCTTTAGCTCTTGTGTACGCTTTTGTTGGCTCGCCATCCCATAGGTGAGCGTATAAAATCTTTTCTGAAAGTGTTAATGGTTTACCTACCACTTCACGTGCTTTATCCACGCGCTTTGGCATTTCGGAGTAAACCTTTTTAATCATATCAATATCAAATGCCATATTAATTTTTAGTTTTTTTATTGTAAGTCTCGCAAAAATACAAATTTTGCTACGATTTTAAAAATATGTAACAAATAAGGTTTAAGCTTGAAATATTTTCAATAAAACAACAAAAACAACAACATAAAGTACGATATTCTTAATTTAAGAATTAAAAATATAATAAATTAACAACCTAAACTCAAATAAATGAGGATTGAGTTATTTAGAAAGAATTAAAATAAACTTTTGATGATTTCTTTCTCTGAAATTCCTTCGGCTTCTGCTTTGTAATTTTTTATAATTCTGTGTTTTAAAATACTATGCGCTACAGCTTGAACATCTTCAATATCTGGCGAGAATTTTCCATTAATGGCAGCGTGAGTTTTTGCTGCTAGAATTAAGTTTTGTGAGGCTCTTGGTCCTGCGCCCCAATCGATGTAATTTTTAACTAAATCGGCTGCTGTATTGGAGTTTGGTCTTGTTTTCCCTACCATTTTTACAGCATATTCCACAACATTATCGGCAACAGGTATTTTTCGTATTAAGTTTTGAATATCTACGATTTCTTTTGCTGTAAATAGTGGGTCAACGGTTTGTGTGTTGTCTGCTGTGGTAGATTTTACTACAGCAACTTCTTCTTCAAAAGAAGGGTACTCTAAATCTACTGCAAACATAAACCTATCTAACTGGGCTTCTGGCAACGGGTAAGTTCCTTCTTGCTCTATCGGGTTTTGAGTTGCTAAAACAAAATACGGTAAATCTAGCTTATAATGATGTCCTGCAACGGTTACAGCACGCTCTTGCATGGCTTCTAATAAAGCAGCTTGTGTTTTTGGAGGTGTACGGTTTATCTCGTCTGCTAAGATAATATTAGAAAAAACAGGTCCTTTTATAAATTTAAAATGACGGGTTTCATCTAAAATTTCACTTCCCAAAATATCGCTTGGCATTAAATCTGGCGTAAACTGTATACGTTTAAAGTCTAATCCTAAAGCTTGGGCAATGGTTTTTACCATTAAAGTTTTTGCCAATCCGGGAACACCAATTAGTAGTGTATGTCCGCCAGAAAAAATAGAAATTAACACTTGCTGAACCACATAGTCCTGACCAACAATTACTTTGGCTATTTCTGTTTTTAGTGCATTATACTTTATTACAAATTCTTCAATCTTAGCTACGTCTGACATATATTATTGTTTTAACCAATTCCCTGAAAAATCGCAATCTTTATACTCGCCATTAATTTTAATGTAAGTATCCATTATTTTTTCGTCTTGCCATTTTTCAATTGCTTTAAAACGCTTTTCGTTTAGTGCTAGTTCTTTTATTTTCAAATAGTCTTTAGAGTAATCTGCTACATGCTCGTTTACCCTATCTGTAACACGCATAATTTTAAACTTCATCACGCCTGTACGCGTTGTTTCGGTAATTATAGGGCTGATTTCGGCTTCTTCTAAATCTTGAATTTGGCCGTATAACTCTGGGTCCATTTTGGTTAATTCAAAGTTATAGTCTTGTGTGGCAGGATTAATTAAAAATCCACCTTCGCTTCTGGTTTCTTTTTCGTCACTTGATTCTCTAGCAGCATCTTCAAAAGAAATATCACCAGCCACTATGCGTTCTCTAATTTTTTCCACCTCTTCTCTAGCCTCTTTTACAGCAGATTGCGATACTTCTGGAATAAGTAATATGTGTCTTACATCGTATTCTTGCCCTCTAATTTTTTCTAGATATACAATATGAAATCCAAAATCGGTTTCGAATGGGTCTGAAATTTCACCTTCTTGAAGTGAAAATGCAGCTTCGCGAAACTCTTTAACCATTCTTGGTTTATTTCGGTTTAATGTGTATAAACCACCTGTAGCTATTGATGCTTTGTCATCTGAATATAGAACAACTTTGGAACGAAAACTAGCTCCGTTTTCTTGAACGTCGGCTTTAAATTGTTTTAATTGGTTTATGGCGCGTTGTCTATTTTCTTCTGAAACTTCTGGCTCTATAACAATTTGAGATACCTTAAGCTCTGTACCAAAGGTTGGTCTTTCGCTTTCGGGGATTTTATTAAAAAACTCTCTAACTTCTTCTGGAGTAACTTCTAGTTCATCGACAATTTTCTTTTGCATTTCGCCAGCCAATCGTTCAGATTTATTAATTTCGAACATTTCTTCACGAAGTTCTTTTTCTGATTTTCTGTTGTAGAAAGCAATTAATTCTTCCATGCTTTTTCCAGATTGTGCCATCATTTGCTGAAGCTGATAATCGACACTAGAACGTATTTCGGCATCGGTTACTTCAATAC carries:
- a CDS encoding MoxR family ATPase, which translates into the protein MSDVAKIEEFVIKYNALKTEIAKVIVGQDYVVQQVLISIFSGGHTLLIGVPGLAKTLMVKTIAQALGLDFKRIQFTPDLMPSDILGSEILDETRHFKFIKGPVFSNIILADEINRTPPKTQAALLEAMQERAVTVAGHHYKLDLPYFVLATQNPIEQEGTYPLPEAQLDRFMFAVDLEYPSFEEEVAVVKSTTADNTQTVDPLFTAKEIVDIQNLIRKIPVADNVVEYAVKMVGKTRPNSNTAADLVKNYIDWGAGPRASQNLILAAKTHAAINGKFSPDIEDVQAVAHSILKHRIIKNYKAEAEGISEKEIIKSLF
- a CDS encoding peptidylprolyl isomerase; translated protein: MQQKIKTLKFTIKTTTILFTVLTCFVSLFSNAQEIISDDSTKVAVTKVKDSATSFQTRKIDGVAAVVGDYIILDSDIDKTILELKASGASLQGVSRCQLFGKMLEDKLYAHHAVQDSIEVTDAEIRSSVDYQLQQMMAQSGKSMEELIAFYNRKSEKELREEMFEINKSERLAGEMQKKIVDELEVTPEEVREFFNKIPESERPTFGTELKVSQIVIEPEVSEENRQRAINQLKQFKADVQENGASFRSKVVLYSDDKASIATGGLYTLNRNKPRMVKEFREAAFSLQEGEISDPFETDFGFHIVYLEKIRGQEYDVRHILLIPEVSQSAVKEAREEVEKIRERIVAGDISFEDAARESSDEKETRSEGGFLINPATQDYNFELTKMDPELYGQIQDLEEAEISPIITETTRTGVMKFKIMRVTDRVNEHVADYSKDYLKIKELALNEKRFKAIEKWQDEKIMDTYIKINGEYKDCDFSGNWLKQ